The window AGACTTGTTAGGAATATTATTCCTGTCAAtatctttttacaagttcatttTTGCTCATCTTTTCCACAATATGTGTGCCGATATCTGCTCGAAAGATATTTTCTGGCAGCTCCTATTGATTTCCTGTTGATGTTAGGTGTAGTTTCCTgaattaggaaaactgataaaattctTTTGCTCCTACTTGTAAGAGTAGGTCCAAACTTGCATTACTCTGACATTTTTGAGCCAATTTTCCGTCTCTGATACACTGCATAAATACTGGTGCAGACATAGTTATTCAGTTTTAGGTCACAAAGAGCCTGATACTGTCCCAGTGGTGTTGGGGTAAGGCAGGGACAAACTTCTCCTGAGCGCAGAAAGCACACCACTGACCTCATTCATGctcagtttagcatcaccagtcaaCTTAAAGTATGTGTTCTTGGGATGCAGGAGAATGTAGGTGGGTTGTGATTTTTCTATATaggattctggagctgtgaggtttcCCAAAACAGTGAAACGTGATCAGTCAGATAGAACTGATTTAAAGCAACCTACCAAAAACAAATATAAGTAAATCTGTAATCgagcacatacagtattatacttTGACAGATGCACACTGATTTTTTACTTTCAAACGATTCTTACCagaggtaaaaaaaatcaaaacaaaatctccCAGACAGTATCCATCAGAAGTAATACACTAGAAACTGTCACTGAAAATGACATCTATTAGAAAGAAACCTTCAAAATATATGGAAGCAGAAAGGATCTGTCAGAAGTAATCTACTAAAACAGTCAGTGCGAGGATCCAGCAGAAATATTCTAaggtctgataaaaaaaaatctccatctCTACAATTTATGAATCAACTTCTTTGGGATTTCAGGGACCCAATTGCCACAgcatccaacacagggcaagcAGAAAACCTGgataagatggtggtctgtagcaGGGTACACAGACCCCTCTGGTTAACAagtcaggaagagagaggaaaaaCCCCAGGTTGCACAGAAAGAAACTGTAAATTCCAGACAgacaggctgggatttgaacccaggtccctgAAGGTATAAGGCAGCCCCCATACAATACCACTGCAAAAGGAATCTAACGGATCTATTTAAGAATAGAAGGCCCAACAGAATGCAATGAATTAACCATTGCTTTTAAGAAATGCCCTAAGGAATTATCTTAGATCTTCATTGCTGCAATGCTATAGGAATTGATCaggtaatgataataataattaaacagaGAATGCTTGGCACCTGTTGTATTACAGAGACGTCTATTGAGGAGAAGCATTCCATGGCAACTCCAGCTGAAAGAACCCATCTACAGCAGTCGAGTAAAATGACCAGGTAGAGGAAGATAGTTGACAAAGATCTCTCTATGTAGCAGAATCACTTAAGCAGGCACAAATAACAGCAGTGTCTGTCTCGACCTAATTGGTTATTTGTACTACTGATTTTGCTACATCTGAATAGTTTGTGTGggatgtatatttttttcttctgcttcttcacATAATTTGTATGTGATAAATAAGTTTTGATTTCATATAATGCATTTCCCCCCACTATAAGGACATGAATTTTACATTGATTCCGAAACTAAATTGGACGTGGGTGAGTGAATATAAAAATGTGCTTTGTGATGGAAGAGTATCCATTTCAGGACCAATTCCTACCCGGCTACTCTGTGGCATCTGACCTGGTGTGCTCATTTGTTGCAGTAGCCAGGTTTTCAGTACATACGCATGAATAATGAGCTAGTTTTTAGGTCTCAATATAGATTTGGTTGTTTTTACAAGCAGTTAAAAATACATGATGCTGTATTGATTTGCCAGATATCTTCTCACAGTTTAGTTTCAAAATACAGAATGCCAACAAGAGCTCACAGTTGCCCTAGTCTTAGCTCTTACTTTGAGGCTGACCGCGTTAAAGTCTACCTGGATAGTGAGCCACCAATTGAGGTCAGAGGCACTATCTTTCTTCATGAGAGAGAACACTGGAGTTCACCAGTGCAATAAAGGAGCAAAGCACCAAAAAGAGGATATTAGAAGCATTATAAAAGAGACTGGCACTGTGCGAAGGCAAGCACGTCCAGCAGCACTATGGTGAGATTTTGATTCATAGTGAGATCACACAGTATGACCAGTTTACAAGTAGTATCGCTGTAAATGATCAAAGTGTTGGTATAACATCCAGGAGTGTTCATTTCAAAGtacacattttcagaaagagAACGTAACAAGATAAGGATATATTATACTCCTGTACTGTCTGAAATGGACATCAGTTATTCCAGTGTTGCCAGAAGTGTCCTGCAGCTTCAGCCTCATTCACTGTAGGCTGTGAGATCCTGATGTAGCAGTCTTCTGCCCTGTGAAATGACTAATATGCTAATATTCACTTTCTTTCCTGCAGATTGCTGAGTGGGAGGAGATGCAGCTAGAGGAGCAGGTGAACTTCAACAACTGTAAGATTGACCCGGCGCCTTTCCAGTTGGTTGAAAGAACCTCTCTGCACAAGGTTGGTGTGCTCAGTGTCTTGGTCGTAACATTACAGATTAGCAAagtaataaaacatccatccaaatCTCACTAAGCAGGAGCGGACTGATATACCGTAtgtactcgtgtttaagttctcccgcagataagtaggcttgattttaccatatagtatccggtattttataatgtcggtcgaatgcggaaaactcacactattggtccaagagattatgatatgctaacacccacctgagagagtaaccacggagcacacggtcttttttttttttcctatgtacctgtgtgaccacacggtaatacctgaactattccgaaacgatgtttgcactgttttgtgcattttgtatttcacaccctcatacacctttatcgtaagagcatccctcatctgtgatggagcgttcaatcagaagaaaatatgaagctggttttaaatttaaaagtcattgaagtggcaaaagaaactaTTAACTGCGCTGCTGctacaaaattcgatgtgtctgagaaactgatgtgagatttggaggaggcaaggagatgtaaacaaaaaaaacaaagtgtcgtatttttgaacggggcgtataagttggggtctgatattatgatcgatttttcgggtttcaagacccgacttatacgcgagtatatacggtactttttttttttttttttttaatggtagtCCCAAATCCTGTAATAATGTATGTTACTGGGAGAGTACTACACTTAGCCCACAGTCAGATCCCCAGACTGACCGTTTCAGCTTTACCCGCACAGCTTCCTGACTGATGTGTTTTTCCTGTCTCTTGTGTCTTCCTAGACTCACACTATCTTCTCCCTTCTTGGTCTTGATCACGCTTATGTCACCAGCATTGGCCGCCTCATTGGCGTGGTCTCACTTAAAGAGGTAAGTGCCCATAGCTGATTTGCTAGTGTTTGAACTTCAGCTCAACAATGGGGTGGTGAGGTGGATCACGGACCATTTCTGTCTGTGTTGTTTATCTCGCCCACCCTGTGCTGCATGATGAAAGATCTGTAAAATGGTCTGAGAAAACAACTGAGCAACAAGTAGACTCCGGTCAAGGGAGTTTAGTACAGTATGCCTAAGCCTCATTCACAGTCTGGACATCACTGCTGCAGTGTGGAGGGTTCATGTGTGAATTACAACTAATCTCCAGTAATTAACCTTTGCTGTACCTCCTTGGTctgttaactttttattttctttcagttaaGGAAAGCAATTGAAGGTTCTGTGACAGTGAAAGGTGTGAAGGTGCGCCCCCCTCTGGCCAGTTTCAGAGACAGtggaaccagcagcagtgagacTGAGACAACGGAGATTCATAAGCTATGGGACCGCCATAAAAGGATGTCCCTACCCCGGGAGTCCAGCCCTTCAGAACCAGATGAAAAGTCCCAATGACAAGGAGGACACTAAGATAATCTGCACTGACCTCACTTTAGTACGCTGTGTGGAGAGACTTCAGAGTGGATATCCATCCTGTGTTGCTACTTTACGAAGGGAGATTCCTTCAGCATTTGAGAAAGGCAGCAAGGGGCCACTTCGGGTCCTTCTGTCCACGTTTGCCTACAAGTGATGAAGCAGTCAACACAATGGACTGATGCACAATGAGATTAGTCCCTGGGCAGTCAGGAAGGGTATTCATATACACACCAGCTGCAGCCTAGTCAACTGGAGCATCCTGCACGTCTAATATATGGTGCcataaactttattattattattcttatataaATGAACGTTTGATGCATTGGCTGCCATGTCCTCGGGGCATTATACGAGACTGAGGAGGTTGGGTGTTGAGGATGTGgagtcactgtaaaaaaaaatagtgaaagcTGCCCTTTTAATAACTTCAATCAGTTCTGCGTGTCTGTACCTTGAGATGTAAGAGGTTTAAGTGCAGGAAACCTCCATCACCGCCAGCCCGCATGAAAATGTGCCAGCCTGTTTTCAATCTGCATGCATAAGCTAAGTggtgcaaaatatttattttgccatCTTTGAAACTGTGAATTAATAATGTTCGGGACCATGAAGCTCCGGCTGTGGCCTCAGTGCCACACATGACATAGAAAGCCTGTCTGTTGTCTTCATAtgcaggcaggaacaaattcttaACTATGTCTACTTTATGTCTAACAGCTCTGTGCTATGGATTGTGCCCCATTGGAAGCCAAGCTGCACCCAGAATATTTAGCATAGCCCCAGGATGGGCCATGCAGCAGAAAAGATGTCACATAATCCGAGGAGGCAACCCTTCCTCCTTCACTTGTGTCAGTGTTGGGCGTGTGGTGGTCTTTAGTATTTGACACTGCACCATAATGGCTCATGATACTACTTAATTAGTGCAAGGCAGTGTGGCTACGGATATGTGAGATATGACCATACCAGATAGAGTGCCACTCAGTAATGGGCACAGGTCTGTGCCGTGCATAGTGCTCATTTGTAAGTGTTTAACTATGACACAGGTCACTGCCAGGCAGCACTCCTTTTTGTGGGCACAGATGGGGACCCACCGACTCCGTGTCACTAGATCCTTACCAAGTATTGCCCCTTGTGGTATTCATATGAAGTTGGATGCCGTTGGCTGTTTGCCCACTACTCCTGGGCACTTATGCACATTCCGGAGGGCTGCAAGCTCTTTGGAGATGGATAAACATTGTCTTGTTAATCAGTATCTTCTTTTATGTCTaatgttgcttttattttgttctacTGATCCGAGGTGAGAAAAGAAAGGTGTAAAATGTGAAGTGGTGACACAAAACCAAATGCCCCTTTCAGTAATTTCTCATCTCACTTTTGATTTCTACTATGACAAGAATCAGTGCAATAATTCCTCTCATCTCATCTTTTGTAATCATTAATTCACTACTTGACTTCAATGCAGAGTAACCTTATTTTTGTAACCGAGTGAGTGTGGTGTCACCTCTGCCCTGATGCCTCGCTCAATAATGCCTAATCCAGCATCTGTTAACCAAGGACAGAAATTGTCTTATTTACAGATTTGCAGTATTATTTTTCAGGGAAAAACTTTTATATATCTgggagaaataaacattttaacaaatgctgCCTAGCTGAGTTCTTGGAGGTCCTGCCTTACTTAGCCCTGAGCCTGCAGGGAGCAATGGATGAAGTTCAGTGACCCACTAGGAGTAATAAACAAACTTAATAGGAGGTGACAAGTCTGGAGCTCAAAAGGGAAATGCAGTAAATTGAAACATATTAGCTGAGTGGCATTTGGGAAGGATAAGAAAACTCAGACCTGAGCCATAGCTCCGTAACACAGTGGGAATCTATTTGAACTTGAAACACTTCCACCCATCTAACACGCTGCATTTTCATTTGCAGAGATATGCCTGTGCCTTAGTTTGGGCTGACCAACAGGGAAGCACAACTTTCCAGAGGATTTCAACTCTTATTTTATTGTCAACAAGCTTAACACTGCTTAGAAGATTCCTAGAAGCCCATCTTACTTTACTTTTAGGAGGACCCAACCCTCTAGAGCGTCATCTCAGAACGGTAAAGAGGGGGTGGTGGCTCATTGTGGCTCAGGAATGGGTTTCTTCTCACACTGATCACCAGCATGCCTGCTTCAGTGAGGGTGCAGCTCACAGACATTGGGTCTATATCCTCTGGGAGCTGGTACTTGTGACTGAAAGTGTTCCTGATTGTCCCATCTTCTGCTACCTGAGGAGAAAAGACTACATAAGAGAAAAACGAGACCTCTTGCTGCCTTCCTCCCTTCTGTCATAGTGCACACAATACAGGAGACAGGCATTATAGTTGATCATCCCAGTTTCTCAAGGAATACAGCTTCTTTTAGAGGAGATCCTGTCATTTCTCCACCGAATGGAAATGCACTGATATCAGGCCAGTACCTCTACAGGGGGAGGACCATGCTGGCCAGACATCTCCTATACAGGACAAGCACAGTTGAGACCTCTCCACTCTCCCAAGTATCCCCAACCCCACCATGAGATACCTGCTCAGCTTGAATCACAATGTGATGGTTGTAAAAAACAACAACCACCTCTTGGGGTTCAAACTGGCTGACGTCCGTGGACATTTGGAAGGAGTCTCCCAGGCGGATGGGGCGTCCTGGAGTCTGGGCCGTCAGGGCTGCAAGGCAAAGGGAGAGAGAAATATGGGACCATGTTCCTCTGTGGCCCTCCTAAGACCCCTAGCTCTGTGTGCCCACCCCCTTCCCTTTTGCTGTTACACTGTATGAAACATTACTGACATCAAGGATATAATTCAGCGTGGGGAAAAAGTTTAAgcttatttccacactgaaatagaaaaaaagtgaGGAGGTGTGTTTCATCAGTATGGCCATCATCAGACAAAGAGGGTTCCAATGACAAAGTCTTCATTGCCTAAATGTGTTGCCTcttatgttcttttatttttggcaCACAAGTAACTTTTAACTGTTTCCTTGTGTAGGTGCATGCTGATCCAGACATTTGCTGACTTCCTATAATAGGGGATGGTGGACAAACAGTACAAAACAATAGCCCCAGCCATTTCTGCACTTACGGTTTGTACACAGATGTGTGTTCGGTACTGAAAATTTGAATGGAGCTTTTGGACATCATAAGGGCTACATCGACTGTCCCTAGTTGGGAAGATTGTACACACAGCATTGTCTATCTTGTCTATGGTATACCAGAGCTCATACCAGGGCAGCTACCTGTCCTTGTTCCAGGTCCCACTGGCAATTTCAAGCAACCAAACTACAGACATGTTTAGCGGAAAATTCAACTCTACCTGAACTCTGTGGACTGCATAACTGCCATATTTCACTGGTTTCCTATCTCAAGACATGCATGTGCAGCCAATATGATgtttcatatacacacacacatatgcacacacactcaccTGCATTTGCAAAGGATTCCCTTGCTGGCAAAGCACCGTGTCGTAGCAGGTTCCTGTCCTTCTCATTGATGAAAGGCTCGTGGTCAGGCTCACTCAACCGGCTTTTTCCCTGACGGAAAGAGCTGCTGTAGCGCTGGGAGTGGTAGGAGCTAATGGACGACATGCTGCAGATGAAGCTGCAGGACAAGTGACCACCACTCCACTAGCTGCCTGTCTCTACATTGCTGAAGCCGTGTGTCATAGTAACCTAAAATAAGCCCtgcatccatggaaaaaagataAGCACACATTCCCTGATATGAACTTTGGGTAAGGGGGAGGGAATGGGCTGAGcttttggtgtttttattttttccctcatcagaaTGGTTGCAAAGGACATCATGACCCGCAACTCAGTTTTTATTTGGACCCTATCAGTGCTTTTGGAgtatttaatttctgtattcgtCAACAGTTCCAATGAACTTGTTTCTGAAATTTTGTCTGCCTTAAAACTGTCACAAAAGGTATCTGAGGTGCACAGTTTGGAGCAGTCAGTCCATTAACATTAGCACTGATCTTTGGAATGAAAACTGTACCTCACTGAAACTGGCAAAACCCCACTTGCAGGCCATTATTCTGATGGCAGTGGACGCCGGACAGGTGGAAACATTGCTGATCACCTTGAAATGAGGCTCGAATCCCCGTGCACCAATTTTGAAAGACAAGCTGTGGGACTGTTTTAGGCAGCCAGTAGCAGATAAAGCTGAAAAAGTATGTTGGTCAAGCACTTATTGAGTTAAGTATCCACAAAGGACGGATCGCTGTGGCGAGTGGGCTTTTAGATAGAGTAGTGCCTACACCGTGAATATACCTTTACACTTTGGTGTACTTAGCATGTCGTAATGTCTTAGCAACACATGCAGTTTTTCTTAATATAACCTTATTCGTTCCATACGCTGTTGAAGTATTAACTGTATTTACAGTAAAACACGATTGCTCATAAACGTCATCCTGCCTTCTTACCCGATGTACCCACCACAGGAAACAAGTTACGATAACTGAAGATGCATACGAAGTGTAACTGGCAGCGTATCGTCTTCCTAGCTGTGCGCCATTCGCCACCTACCTTGCTTGTGCTGATCGCTCTTATTATGTAACATTTACACGGCTAACTCGTCTCATAAGAGTTAGTATGTGTTACGGTGGTTCAGATGTTATCCACATTTCGCAAATCGTTACGAGACGGTAGTATTACGGAAGAGCGCCCACCGTATGAACGTCACCCCTGACAACAGAACTGATTAGCTGCTTTCTGACTTGCTCTACCCCAGGCAGTGCAAACTGTAACCACGtttgaaaagaaaatatctgAACAAAGATACGCACATCTGATTCAGGGATATACAAGCCTCGGTGTTAACTACTAAATTCGGGGGATACCGCGACTGAGCCTTGCATTTTTAAAGCCGATATCCCGCTTAGGGGTTAGCTCCCTGAATTCCACACAATCTGTAAACCCTCTGCTTTTTTATCATGTATTGAGTCCCGGCTTTCAAGAAAATGTCTTGTTTTTAATCACCTTTTTATTTAGTAAACGCACTAAACCCAAAGCTAAGCAGAACCCTGCTCCCTAACCAAACCGCTATTAGATTTAATGTATATTGTTACAACGCGCATAGACCTCCAACGGGGATCCGAATTTCGATTTAACGTAAAATGCAAGGAGGCTAGGGAAGCTCTTCGATTTAATCTACATCTACCACGCTCGTTGGAATTATGAGTTGTATCCCGTTTTGGAATCATAGGAAAATATAGCCAGGTTCGGTATGAGGGATTCATTTGAATCGCATGATAAAAATGTAGATTCTGTGTGTATTAATTGTACTCTCTGTGAACGACGCAGCACAAAAGCAGACTGACAGCGCAATGGTGTTCAGAGGTTAAAACTATAGGAGtacagacatacatatatacatacacacacgcgcgcgcgtcTAGTCAGGGCTGCACGAACTACCAAGCGATGTTAGCTAAAATCGCTGCACAAAACAGCTCCTATGCAGAAAGGCACTTGAACATAAAGTGAGCATCACTAAGAAATAAAATGgtttttaaactttaaagcctccCTGATCCCAAGACCTCATAAACTCGAAGCAGATCGTTATTGTCTTTGTCTCTGAACGTTTAAGTGGGGAATTAATTGAAGGTACTGATTGAAAAGAAAACGTCTATATGGTCAGGAATGAATTTCACACATACATGTACAACAAAGAGAAAAAGTTTCATTAAATATGGGCGCCATGCTCcacttgtagtttttttttttttgttttttttttgaggtgaCCCGGTCAGGTTCCAACAGATTAGGCAGAATCAAGGTAATGGTCTTGCAAACAATCCGAATTTTATTCAACGTTCTTTACCAGTTAAAGCTTTACTGTCAAATACACAAAGCAGACGCTgcacagactgttcaacaaaatatCCTGAGCGGAGCCCCGGGTTAATCAGATCGCCACACGAACACACTGTCCCCCGATCGGCCCGTGCGCGCTTTTAAAGCCATCTCCCAACTCCGAGTGTCAATGTGTGAAGCAGTCCAAGGAGAACACGCCCATTGGAGAGGCCCCGGCCTATTCCGCCTAAGGTTTAGGAAGGAAAAAGTGTGCGACTGAGCCAGCGTTGTAATATTGGGTACCCACCAGAAAGCGTGAACAACGTCAGGGCGTTCAAAAGCTGATAATGTCACTATTTTCAGTAAGACGGAGACCCTCTAAGGACAAAATGCCGTTTTCCCATTACCGCAAGGAGTAAAATTACAAAGGTGAGGGACCAATTCCATTATTTCAGTTACAAGGAAGAATACTAGAGGAGACAATAGTTGTATAAGAATGACATTAAATATGGAAATCATTCACTAACTAAACGACTGTAGTGCAAATTATTCGAATAACTAATTTTCAGacttgttttaattatttctctCCACACAAACCGAACTTCCAAGTCGATCAAATGCTGCCATTAATCCAGGCATTTACTCTCCGTCGATGGTCCCTATTAACTACCCTGCGCCTGTTTAAAAATGGCGCCAAACGCACCACCACGAGACTGTCCTTATGATGGACAGGCACTGAAACCAATCAGTGAGCGCTACGTAAACCACATCCTACCCGAACCAATAGCGTCAAATCGAGAGCCAAGCCCCTTTCCGTAAACGGCCGCGAGCCTGGGGTTCTCAAATTGACAAGGAGCAGCAAAACAGCCGGAGTCGTCGGCGGGGTTTTTACACTGTATAGTAATAAAACAAGAACTCTTTTTTGCCGTGTTTTACTGGAAAAGCAACATAAAACAACCATATGAAAAAAAGAACCGGAGACGGGATACACAGTCTGGAAGCTCACAAAATGCCTTTTACAGCAGTTTCTTAGTGCCAGTCTGACAATAGCCAGGAAAGTTGCGCAGGTAAAGTTTAGATAGTTTTTTCCAaatatacctgcatgcctttctTCTCACATGTTTGACTGGCATTATACTTTGCTTACAGCAGCTTCCACACATACTGCAGAATTCTGTGTTCACAAGTCTTTTACTAACCTTTGCATTTCTTGGTGCAAACTGTTTGTGTCTCAGTTGGCACACTTTTTCCTCAGTTCCCTTGATGGAGTGTGCAGAATCAGGAATTACAGCGCCATTCTGCATGCAGAACACGTTTAATTGGCGAGATACCTTTTATTGTGTATGCCATAACCTAGCATAGGACAGAAACCAAACGTCCAACAACCAGACCAGACCAAGAGGGTCCTACAGTCCAGCGCATTCACGGCAACGTTTTCATGCGTGGTGCTCTTCGGGAAGAAACATGCGGACGTCAGGGTCTGAGGGCACAGGAAATTATTTACAGGATGACACATAAGGGAGACGAGCAGTAGGCCTCAGAGACTCATGGGAATGTCatctacaattaaaataaaaaaggcattgAGATGAAGGCACAGCATGTTATGTGTACCTGAGTTTCCAAACCCATTGAGCTCCACACAAACCCACCAATACCAAATACAGCAGGGCACAGGGTCAAAGGACTGGCGTGTAATCCCACTGTGCCAAGACTGGCCCCATTTCCCAAGGGGCAGCAGTATGACATACATTCAAATGGGCGCTGCCCTACCCCATggcactccaggtgcccaacatcACTGGGAAGGTGGTATAAAGTGGACCACAGCAAAAGGATCAGTAGAAAATTTCACTAACCCGGAGGTGCTACCCTAAAAGCTGGCCACTTAAACCAAGTTACACCTGAGCTGTTAGATGTGGAATGTAAGAGAAAACCGACATGGTTGTTTTCAAGACGTGGGCAGGcgccccaccaccaccaccttgcACTATGCCTGCCCCCTGTGCTTCCCTCCATGTCTTCTTCTGTACAGGATGGAGCCAGTCGATCATATAAAACTGGGAGCAGCGGGGTGCAGTGGGTCAGGTCTCTCCCATAGGCTGTATCACACagtgataagaaaaaaaataaaatagagagagagagaaatacagaaaaaaggaatTACAGACCGCCTGTACAATCCACTTGGTTTAAAGAGTCCAAAAGAAAGGTACAGTAGGTGATCAGTCTGGATAGTAAAGTCTCTACAGCAACACTAACCAAGCTTCGTGCAAAACCACCGGACAGCAATGAGGACAACGCATACAAAAATAGAGAAATTCTGAGACGTAATGCACTTCTGCTTTTACTGCATCTGTTCAAAGTCCACAAAGTCCAAAGGGGGTAGAAAACTAGAGCAAGAACAGCCTTGCGTGGTGTTTTGGATGAgtcattggaaaaagaaaagatacgaTCCTGTCTGTTCAGAGACATTCCAGCATTTGGCAGCTCAAGCCATGCCATCTCGGGCAGTGGGGAGGCGGGGGTCCAAACGTGCCGACACCCCATCATGCAATTAAAGTGCGCCAAACCCCAAGCAATCGGTTTGTGCGAAAGGCGCAATCGAGCcgctctgaaaaacaaaaaaaaaggataacCAACAAAATGAAGATTGTTTGGACGCCTCGAGACAAGATACCAAACCaagaggaaagaaagcaaagcatGCTGAAATGTGAAGAGGAGCCAGTGGTTTAGGCCTGGGTCTTCAGTCTGCCTcgttctcctcctcctcatcatcatccAAAGACACTACCCCTGAGGAAGCAACGTCTGACACCTTCCTCCTCACAGGGTAAGCGCTGTCCTCTTTGTACACTGTGTCCACCTCATCCTCAGGTGAGAAGCATGACTCGTAAGATACCGAGTACGAAGAGTCCTCACAGATCAGGTGTCCCAGGCTCCGGAAGGCACTTTCCCCACTGCGCTGCAGCTTGGACAGCAACTCTTCGCCTCCATGCAGGGCTCTGAAGAG of the Erpetoichthys calabaricus chromosome 2, fErpCal1.3, whole genome shotgun sequence genome contains:
- the LOC114646681 gene encoding heat shock protein beta-7-like, producing the protein MSSISSYHSQRYSSSFRQGKSRLSEPDHEPFINEKDRNLLRHGALPARESFANAALTAQTPGRPIRLGDSFQMSTDVSQFEPQEVVVVFYNHHIVIQAEQVAEDGTIRNTFSHKYQLPEDIDPMSVSCTLTEAGMLVISVRRNPFLSHNEPPPPLYRSEMTL